The proteins below come from a single Tachypleus tridentatus isolate NWPU-2018 chromosome 13, ASM421037v1, whole genome shotgun sequence genomic window:
- the LOC143237417 gene encoding uncharacterized protein LOC143237417 isoform X1 has translation MSTSLTSSKHSWLQRRPLLRDAYFTDLQKGSYFAFIYSIVESVFMICLVVFDIYCLAEAQPGTTNHRYFGISFLFVYSGNAHVRNLLIFCSVISFFLAVYLLVSSIILMNALKKEHEQKFLPWLIAAFLFTVWRIIAIIFRSIANDIYYSYHQAILVLWILLIGTNVFFWLVVYSNYQELADITRLEDMAKLKMGTMSSLNASRSLSHHSINSVKNTQSNSFTPRGSSSTASV, from the exons ATGTCTACTTCATTAACTAGTAGTAAACACAGTTGGTTACAAAGAAGGCCTTTGCTTCGAGATGCGTACTTCACGGACTTACAGAAAGGCAGTTACTTTGCTTTTATTTACAGTATC GTGGAAAGTGTATTTATGATTTGTTTGGTGGTGTTTGATATTTACTGCTTAGCTGAGGCACAACCAGGAACAACCAACCATCGATACTTTGGTATCAGTTTCCTCTTTGTTTATAGTGGAAACGCTCATG ttcgaaatcttttaattttctgCTCAGTAATCTCATTTTTTCTCGCTGTTTATTTACTTGTGAGTTCAATCATCCTGATGAATGCACTCAAAAAG GAACATGAACAAAAGTTTCTCCCTTGGTTGATTGCTGCATTTCTTTTCACTGTTTGGCGTATCATTGCAATCATATTCCGCTCAATAGCTAAT gatatttattacagttaccaCCAAGCTATCCTTGTACTTTGGATCCTTCTTATTGGAACAAAT GTATTTTTTTGGCTAGTGGTTTATTCCAACTACCAGGAGCTTGCAGATATAACACGCTTAGAAGATATGGCAAAACTTAAG ATGGGAACAATGAGCAGTCTTAATGCATCAAGAAGTCTTTCTCATCACTCCATCAATTCAGTAAAAAACACTCAGTCAAACTCTTTCACACCTAGAGGCTCTAGTTCCACAGCCTCTGTATAG
- the LOC143237417 gene encoding uncharacterized protein LOC143237417 isoform X2, protein MICLVVFDIYCLAEAQPGTTNHRYFGISFLFVYSGNAHVRNLLIFCSVISFFLAVYLLVSSIILMNALKKEHEQKFLPWLIAAFLFTVWRIIAIIFRSIANDIYYSYHQAILVLWILLIGTNVFFWLVVYSNYQELADITRLEDMAKLKMGTMSSLNASRSLSHHSINSVKNTQSNSFTPRGSSSTASV, encoded by the exons ATGATTTGTTTGGTGGTGTTTGATATTTACTGCTTAGCTGAGGCACAACCAGGAACAACCAACCATCGATACTTTGGTATCAGTTTCCTCTTTGTTTATAGTGGAAACGCTCATG ttcgaaatcttttaattttctgCTCAGTAATCTCATTTTTTCTCGCTGTTTATTTACTTGTGAGTTCAATCATCCTGATGAATGCACTCAAAAAG GAACATGAACAAAAGTTTCTCCCTTGGTTGATTGCTGCATTTCTTTTCACTGTTTGGCGTATCATTGCAATCATATTCCGCTCAATAGCTAAT gatatttattacagttaccaCCAAGCTATCCTTGTACTTTGGATCCTTCTTATTGGAACAAAT GTATTTTTTTGGCTAGTGGTTTATTCCAACTACCAGGAGCTTGCAGATATAACACGCTTAGAAGATATGGCAAAACTTAAG ATGGGAACAATGAGCAGTCTTAATGCATCAAGAAGTCTTTCTCATCACTCCATCAATTCAGTAAAAAACACTCAGTCAAACTCTTTCACACCTAGAGGCTCTAGTTCCACAGCCTCTGTATAG